Proteins from one Porites lutea chromosome 3, jaPorLute2.1, whole genome shotgun sequence genomic window:
- the LOC140931017 gene encoding uncharacterized protein C17orf113-like, whose amino-acid sequence MASNRGKPGRHGLFLDKWLQEFQWLERRGTGVDLAMFCKDCCKARKKNAFTTGCKNLQRSALVRHMTQTDHKSTAKVLNQQHRFKAAIDNASKLGEESLTKQMRTAYWLSKEEMPSSKFISLCELQALNGCTSLDPKAATGSIYHHHQSVSDMNAAFAEVINKNIDEDIQSSPFIAILADESIDIAVYKKLDIYIRLVKDGEPCTRFVGNRNVVDGKAETIYNALMDFMQEKNIDCGNKLVGLGSDGASVMMGRHNGVGVRLKSVAPFMVHTHCVAHRLALCSAQAAKSIKLFDEYQTLLTNIFNFYSNSAVRYNKLREIQNILELKPVTLKAAAPTRWLSLHNAVDAIYKCWSALVDCLEHQAAENNDENSTKAKGYLKQVQQYKFVAATCMMKDVLPTLTKLSLYFQRENVGISSVEPMVTSTITTLQTLRNDLGGDLANLPSLKELNQQLLTSDSYCEKELQQTSDNARQAFINSGQAFLAKLIENLQERFPSETLDICKALDIVVNPQSLPHTAADIAAHGIDALNKLVENYGQQKAVGDRNVDPLIDPEVTRADYLQFKFLLNTNRLLNMQEFSKKFLTDEGLCEQFPTFTALANIALTIPVSSAACERGFSCQNRIKTGLRNRLSEQNLDSLMKVAIEGPPLAEFDFQKAKDIFNEQCRRRK is encoded by the exons ATGGCATCGAACCGTGGAAAACCTGGGAGACATGGTCTGTTTTTGGATAAATGGCTGCAGGAGTTTCAGTGGCTGGAACGCAGGGGGACGGGAGTCGACTTGGCAATGTTTTGTAAGGACTGTTGTAAAGCTCGAAAAAAGAACGCATTCACGACAGGCTGTAAAAACCTTCAAAGATCAGCACTTGTTCGTCATATGACGCAGACGGATCATAAAAGTACAGCTAAGGTATTGAATCAACAGCATCGTTTCAAAGCAGCGATTGACAATGCGAGTAAACTGGGCGAGGAATCCCTTACCAAGCAAATGCGAACAGCATATTGGCTTTCAAAGGAAGAGATGCCTTCTTCAAAATTCATTTCACTTTGCGAACTTCAG GCATTAAATGGTTGTACAAGTCTTGACCCCAAGGCAGCAACTGGAAGTATATATCATCACCACCAGTCTGTCTCTGACATGAATGCGGCCTTTGCAGAAGTAATCAATAAAAACATTGATGAAGATATCCAGAGTAGCCCGTTTATTGCAATACTTGCTGATGAGAGCATAGACATCGCAGTGTACAAGAAGCTGGACATTTACATCAGACTTGTCAAGGATGGTGAGCCTTGCACTCGATTTGTTGGAAATCGTAACGTGGTAGACGGCAAAGCTGAAACTATCTACAATGCTCTCATGGATTTTatgcaggaaaaaaatattgactGTGGAAATAAACTTGTGGGACTAGGAAGCGATGGTGCATCTGTTATGATGGGGCGGCACAATGGTGTTGGTGTACGATTGAAGTCAGTAGCTCCATTTATGGTCCATACTCACTGTGTTGCTCACAGACTTGCTTTATGCAGTGCACAGGCTGCCAAATCAATTAAGTTGTTTGACGAATACCAAACATTGCTGACAAACATTTTTAACTTCTACTCAAACTCAGCTGTAAGGTATAATAAGCTGCGTGAAATTCAAAATATTCTAGAACTGAAGCCAGTAACCTTGAAAGCTGCTGCCCCTACTCGTTGGCTGTCCCTTCACAATGCTGTTGATGCAATCTACAAATGCTGGTCCGCACTTGTGGACTGTTTGGAACATCAAGCTGCTGAAAATAATGATGAAAACTCTACAAAAGCTAAAGGGTACTTGAAACAAGTCCAGCAATACAAGTTTGTTGCAGCAACTTGCATGATGAAAGATGTACTTCCAACATTAACAAAGCTCAGTTTGTatttccaaagagaaaatgttggTATTTCATCTGTGGAACCAATGGTAACATCTACTATTACAACATTGCAGACACTAAGGAATGACCTAGGAGGAGATCTTGCAAACCTCCCTAGCCTCAAGGAGCTTAACCAGCAACTGCTCACAAGTGATTCTTATTGTGAGAAGGAGCTTCAGCAGACAAGTGATAATGCAAGACAAGCATTTATTAATAGTGGGCAAGCATTCCTTGCTAAATTGATTGAAAACCTCCAGGAGAGGTTTCCCAGTGAGACACTAGATATCTGCAAAGCTCTTGACATTGTAGTCAACCCTCAGTCACTTCCCCATACTGCTGCAGATATTGCTGCTCATGGAATAGATGCTCTGAACAAGCTTGTTGAAAACTATGGTCAGCAAAAAGCTGTTGGGGACAGAAATGTTGATCCTCTGATTGATCCAGAAGTCACCAGGGCAGACTACCTGCAATTCAAGTTCCTGCTAAACACCAACCGTCTTTTGAACATGCAAGAATTTAGCAAGAAGTTCTTAACTGATGAAGGACTTTGTGAACAATTTCCAACATTCACAGCTCTTGCTAATATTGCATTGACCATTCCTGTGTCTAGTGCTGCGTGCGAGAGAGGCTTTTCCTGTCAGAACCGAATCAAGACGGGCCTTAGAAACAGACTGAGTGAGCAAAACCTAGACAGCCTAATGAAAGTCGCAATTGAAGGACCCCCACTTGCtgaatttgattttcaaaaagcaAAAGACATCTTCAACGAGCAGTGCCGTCGCAGGAAATAA
- the LOC140929671 gene encoding fibroblast growth factor receptor 1-like, producing the protein MDATVALYVVVAILFLCIVLGFFFFCFKHHQRKQIVEYRNQFFPVYTGKHQIDPNRTLLEQCNDLPYDPDFEFPEDKLILGELLGSGAFGKVIKAEAIGINNFSPRDKSQKKSQRWPKMFRQHRAGLAYHDPRGSAYSKTIVAVKTVKGEATKEEVRDLASELKILICVGEHKNIVNLLGACVKRDRILVILEYAPHGSLQKFLRGKRDVYEATWTTTASDPEIGLNISNLVNYSYQISRGMEYLASKKCVHRDLAARNVLVGEDYVMKIADFGLARNIYKSDLYVKTNSGVLPMKWMAIESLFLREYSEKSDVWSFGICLWEIFTLGGTPYPTIPVEELLGFLNDGNRMENPRDCPSEIYKIMQDCWQEGPDKRPKFDQISQSIGTILEQRAAQSVATEYLHLTENNNRGIKDYCLDPHDSDPTVPVTRANVYDRRSSENIANNPLPPLPDDMEDQFDPESEERRQMLKPEIYSGSSGSEGNIELEEFHGNEQAVALKLTPIAHSTEKAATSKKKTTIF; encoded by the exons ATGGACGCCACTGTTGCCCTTTATGTTGTCGTAGCAATCCTGTTCCTGTGTATCGTCCTTGggttcttcttcttttgcttTAAACACCACCAGCGGAAGCAGATTGTGGAGTATCGTAATCAATTTTTTCCAGTATACACTGGAAAACACCAG ATTGACCCTAATCGTACACTGCTTGAACAATGTAATGATCTGCCTTATGACCCTGATTTCGAGTTTCCTGAGGACAAGCTCATTCTTGGGGAGTTGCTAGGATCAGGGGCCTTCGGAAAAGTCATTAAAGCAGAGGCTATAGGAATAAACAACTTTAGTCCCAGAgacaaaagtcaaaagaaaagtCAGCGGTGGCCTAAAATGTTTCGTCAACACAGGGCCGGTCTTGCGTACCATGATCCCAGAGGCAGTGCGTACTCGAAGACCATCGTAGCTGTAAAGACTGTTAAAG GGGAAGCTACTAAAGAGGAAGTAAGAGACCTGGCATCAGAGCTGAAAATTCTAATTTGCGTTGGAGAACACAAAAACATTGTAAACCTCCTTGGTGCTTGTGTCAAGCGAGATCGTATCCTTGTCATTCTGGAATATGCACCACATGGGAGTTTACAAAAGTTCTTACGAGGCAAGCGAGATGTTTATGAAGCAACCTGGACTACGACTGCGAGTGACCCAGAGATAGGATTGAATATATCAAATCTTGTAAACTACTCTTACCAAATATCCCGTGGAATGGAATACCTGGCGTCTAAAAAG TGTGTTCACCGAGACTTGGCAGCCAGAAACGTTCTTGTTGGAGAAGACTACGTCATGAAGATCGCTGACTTTGGTCTCGCTCGAAATATTTACAAGAGTGACTTATATGTGAAGACGAACAGTGGTGTTTTGCCAATGAAGTGGATGGCGATAGAATCATTGTTTTTGAGGGAGTACTCAGAGAAAAGTGATGT ATGGTCGTTTGGTATTTGCTTGTGGGAGATCTTTACACTGGGCGGCACACCGTATCCCACTATACCCGTAGAAGAGCTCCTAGGCTTTCTCAATGATGGAAACCGTATGGAAAATCCCCGAGACTGCCCTTCGGAGATCTACAAAATTATGCAAGATTGCTGGCAGGAAGGACCCGACAAGCGACCTAAATTTGATCAAATCAGCCAGTCGATTGGTACAATACTTGAGCAACGCGCTGCCCAG AGTGTCGCGACCGAGTACCTTCActtaacagaaaacaacaaccgTGGCATAAAAGATTACTGCCTTGATCCACATGATTCAGACCCCACCGTTCCTGTGACGAGAGCAAATGTTTATGACAG GCGATCAAGTGAAAATATTGCAAACAATCCCTTGCCTCCATTACCAGATGACATGGAAGATCAATTCGATCCTGAATCAGAGGAGAGACGACAGATGCTGAAACCAGAGATTTACAGTGGTTCGTCGGGGAGTGAGGGCAACATAGAACTAGAAGAATTCCATGGTAATGAGCAGGCTGTGGCTTTGAAACTGACGCCTATTGCTCACTCTACAGAAAAGGCCGCAACTTCAAAGAAGAAAACTACAATCTTCTGA